Genomic window (Candidatus Sulfotelmatobacter sp.):
AGCGACTGGGTGGTGTACGAGGGGCGGCGGCGCGGGCAGATCGAGGGCTACCTCTGCTACGACGTCGATCACTCGAACGGCCCCTTCAAGCTCCAGCTCTCGCTGCTCGAGTTCGTGGCGGCGACACCGGCCGCGTTCAAGGGACTGGTCGGCTACCTCGCTTCGCTGCGTGACCAGGTCGCCGAGATCCACAGCGCGCTGCCCGCGGATCACGCCTGGCTGCACACGCTCCAGACCGCGCAGAACCTTCGTCCCGGCCTCGAAATCAGCGTGTTCGCCGACACCGCCGGCGTCGCCGCCGGGGCGATGTTGCGCTTCACCGACGTGAAGCTCGGGCTCGAGATGCTGCCGGTCTCGCCGCACGCACGCGGCGAGGTCGTGGTGGAGCTCGACGATTCGGTGATCGCCGCCAACGCCCGCGCCTGGCGCGTGAGCGCGCGCGAGGGGCGCCTCACGGTCGCGCCCGAATCGCCGCGCGCCGGTCGCCGCCGGCCGCCGCGACTGCGCATGCCGATGGACGCGCTCGGCCCGATCGCCGGCGGCACGCTGTCGCCGCGGCGCGCCGCCGAGGCCGGCTTGATCGAAGCGAGCGGCGGCGCCGACGAGATCGTCGACAGCTGGTTCCGCGCTCGGCCCGCCTTCCTCTACCAGTTGAACGGGTTCTGAGCTTGAGTGTCGCGGGCTTTTCGGTCGGGCACGAGCTGGTTCCACGCTTCCGTGACACCGACGCGATGGGCCACATCAACAACGCCGTCTACGTGACCTATCTCGAGGTCGCGCGGCAGGCCTACTGGCGGAAGCTCGAATCGGCGACCGACTACCGGCGCGTCCCGTTCATCCTCGCCAGCGTCACGATCGACTTCCGCTCCGAAGCGCTGGTGCAGGAGGTGCTCGATCTCGGCGTGCGCTGCGACTGGATCGGCACCAAGTCGTTCGGTTTCGCCTACCGGATCGAGGAGAAGAGCAGCCGGCGCCTGGTGGTTGAAGCCAGCTCGGTTCAGGTGTGCTACGACTACACGACGAAACAGAGCATTTCGATGCCCGACTCCCTGCGGCGCCGACTCGAACAGTTCGAGGGCCGCGATCTCACCCGAAAGGTGCCGTCATGAAGCGAACGCCTCGCGAGGAAGAACCCGCCCGCGCCGACGCGCCGCCGCCGCATGGGCCGCGCACGCGCCGCGCATTCATGAAATTGATGGCCGCCGGCTCGACCGCGCTGCTGGTGTCGGGCACCGCGCCGCGCGCGCGTGCCGCATCGAGCAAGAAGCGCGCGGCGGTCGCCACGCCCGCCTCCAGCGACTCGGTCCTAACGCCGACCAGGCCGGGCGCGCATCCGGCGCTGGCCGAGGAGATCGAGAAGCAGAAGAAGTACACCGCCGACAGCCTCAAGCGGATTCGGGACTACTCGCTGCCCGCCGGCAGCCCGCAGGGATTCGCCTTCCGGCCACTGCCCGCGAAGCACTCGCCGAGGAGAGCACGCTGATGCTCGGCGAAGACGTGCTGTTCCAGACCGTGGACGAGCTGGCTCCCAAGATCCAGGCGAAGCAGATCTCGCCGATCGAGCTGACCGAGTCGTATCTCCAGCGCATCCGCAAGTACTCGTCGAAACTCAACGCGTTCGAGACCGTCACCGCCGACCTGGCGCGCAGGCAGGCGCGAGCCGCCGAGACCGAGATCAACGGCGGCAAGTATCGCGGGCCGCTCCACGGCATTCCCTACGGTGCCAAGGATCTGTTCGACACCGCCGGCATCCGCACCTCGTGGGGCGCCGTGCCGTGCCGCAATCGCGTTCCGAACACCGACGCCACCGTGATCCGCCGCCTGCGTGAGGCGGGCGCGGTGCTGCTCGGCAAGCTCGCCATGGTCGAGTTCGCCGGCGGACTCGGCTACCGATTCGCCGACGCTTCGGCCAGCGGCCCGTGCCGCAATCCGTGGGATCCGTCGCGCTGGACCGGCGGCTCGTCGGCCGGCTCGGGCGCGGCGGTCGGGGGCGGACTGGTGGCATTCGCGCTCGGCACCGAGACCTGGGGCTCGATCCTCTGCCCGTCGGCGTTCTGCGGATGCACCGGACTGCGTCCCACCTACGGCCGCGTGAGCCGCGCCGGCGGCATGGTGTGCTCGTACACCTTCGACAAGGTCGGACCGATCGCGCGTTCGGCCGTGGACTGCCGCATGATTCTCTCGGCGATCGGCGGCCCCGATCCCGACGACGCGACCGCGAGTCACGAGCCGCTCGCGCTCGATGGCCCGGTGCGCGACCCGCGCACGATTCGCGCCGCGCTCATCCCGCTCGATTTCGCGAAGCACGGCGAGCCCGAGGTGAAGCACGCATTCGACGCCGCGGTGGCCGTGCTCAAGGGCCTCGGCGTTCGCATCGAGCCGGCGTCGCTGCCCGACTTTCCGGCCGGCGACGTGGCCGGCGCGATCATCACCGCCGAGGCGCTGTCGGCGTTCGAGAGCTTCTTCCGCGACGGCTCGGTGAAGCAGCTGAAGGATCCCTACGCGCCGTATCAAATGGAGATCGCCCAGCCGATGACCGCCGCCGATCTCACCAAGGCGTGGCGGATGCGAGAGGTGTTGCTGGAGAAGATGGCCGACTTCTTCGGCAAGTACGACGTGATCGTGACGCCCAACTTCATGTCGGTGGCGCCGCCGGTGGATGGCGACCTGAACGAGACGCTCGACTATCCCGATCCGGTGGGCGGCGTCGGCAACACCTGCGGTCTGCCGTCGCTCGCGATGCCGACCGGGCTCGGCAAGGACGGCCTGCCGGTGAGCTTCCAGATCATGGGCGCGCCGTTCGACGAGGCGACCCTCTTGAACCTCGGCGAAGCGTTCCAGTCGAAGACCGAGCACCACCTGGAGCATCCCTCGCTCGCGCAGACACTCGCGAGCTAGAATCATCGGGATGTTCCATCGCTACCTGCCGATCGCGCTGGCCGCGCTGGTCTCCGTGCCGGCCGGGGCGGGCTTCGCCGCCGCCGCCGCGCCGATACCGGTCGACTCGCTCCAGGTCGTCGATCTGCCGCGTTACAAGCTCTACGGGCCCGACATCGCCTCGCTCCAGCTGACGCGGCACGAGATGGACTACGCGTTCAACCAGTTCCGCCGCTACATCGGCGACTCGCCTCCCAAGCTCACGATCGCCGTGCTCGGCTCGCTTCCGGATCCGTCCCGCGTCAGCGCCGCCTCGCTGCGCGAAGCCGGCGTCGACTACGTGCTCACCGACTGGCCGCCGCGAGCCGGCGCGCCGCCGCCGGCGCCCGAGCTCTCGGAGCGAGCCGGCCGCTGGTACCTCGCGGCGTTCGAGCGGGTGAACGCCAGGGCTTCGCCGCCGCCGGGCAAGGCGCGGCTCACACCCGACTGGTTCGACAGCGCGGTAGCGGGACTGTGCGCCTCGCCGGTCGAGCAGGGCCGCCGCCTCGGGCTCGTGAGCGCGCACATCGACCAGCACATCCCCATCGATCGGCTGCTCGCCATGTCGCGACCCGAGCCCGGGCCGCCGGCGAAATCGAAGGGCCAGCCCGCGAACGCGGCGAAGAGCGGCGGCAAGTCGACGCCCGCTGCCGGCAAGCCGGCGCCGGCCGGCGCCACCGGTGCCGATGCGCCGTTCTACGACGCGGAAGCCCTGTCGTTCGCGCGCTTCCTCGCGATGCGCGAAGGCGATCGCTTCATCGGCTGGGTGCTCGAGCCGATCCTGGCTGGCGAGCCCGCCAGCGCCGGGCTCAATCGGGCGAAGACGCTGTTTCCGCGCCCCGACCAGCTCGAGACCGCATGGGTCGCATGGGTCAAGGGCGGCATGAAGAACGAGGCGCCGCAGCAGTGACGTCCGCCGCAGTGCCGCGCTCGACTACAGAATCTCTTTCAGCGTGGCGTTGAGGTTCTTCTGCTTCCCGTTGCGGAGCACCACCAGCTTCACCCGGGTGCCGGCCACGCCATCCACGAACTTCTGCTCGAGCTGATCGGGATCGAGTTGCGCCGCAGCCACGCCGTCGATCGACACGACTTCGTCATCTTCCGCCAGTCCGGCGCGATCGGCGGGTGAATCCTTCAGCACCTGGAAGGCCTTGATCGTTCCGTCCTCGCGCGCGAGCTGAGCGCCGAACAGGCTGAAGCCGGGACGCTTGGTGTATTTCGCCGCCGGCTCGAGATAGATCTTCCGCCGCTCGTAGTCGAGCGTGACCTTGAAGCGCTCGAGCAGCTCGTTGCCGATGTTGCCGGCGTAGTCCTCGCTGGCGAGCGCGCCCTCGGTGGTGGTCGAGAGCCCGATTAGCGGCTCGTCGACGCGATACGGCCCGATTTCGAGCGACTTCATGCGCGCCAGCTTGCTCTCGAAGGTGCCGCCAAAGCCGCCGCCCATCACGGTGATCGCGCGCGGAGCCTTCGCGATCAGCTCGTACTTGGCGACGAACGGCGTGTGCAGATCGAGCATGGAGCCGCTGCCCACGTCCACGCGCGCCGCGCCTTCGTACAGGCCATCGAGCTTGATGTTGACGACCGGGGCGTGGCCAGCCAGCGTCATCGGGATCGCGGTGCCCTTGCCCTCGTAGGTGAAGGTCTTGGGATCGTAGAGGAACAGGTTGTGGCCGTCGTAGTCCACCTGGTTCACGAACCGCACGATGACGTCGAAGCCCACGACGCCCGCGCAGTCGCGCCAGAAGAACGGCGCCAGCACCGAATTCACGTTGAGCACCGCGACCTTCAGGTTCTGGAGTTCGACGCCGTCGGCGTCGGCGGTGGTGAGGCGCAGCCGGTCGAGCGTGGCGAACGACGCGCCGCCGCCCGAGCCCGCCCCCTCGGCGTGCATGTTTCCCACGGATTTGAGGCCGATCTTCGCGGCGTAGGCGCTGTCGATCACGGTGACGCTCGCGCCGGTGTCGAACAGGAAATCGGCCGGCGGGCCACCGTTCACCGAGGCGTGGATCCACAGATGCCGCGAGTGATATTCGAATGGAATTCGCGCCACGCCCACAGTCTTGAGCCAGGTGACGGGCGCGAGCGCCTCGGCGGGCGGGGTGAACTGGGTGTCGGGAATGTCTTCGACCAGGATCGAATCCACGGTCACGGTGGCGTTGTTGGCGGCCGCGCCGGCCACCTCCTGCACCGATTTGAACGCGACCATCATGCCGTTCACGCTCCGATAGTCGGAGTTGGTGGTGGTCACCGTCATCTGATCGCTCTTGGTGATCAGACGGACGAGGTAGCCGGTCTTCCTGTCGAACTCGAGGCGCCGCGGCTTGGCCCCGGGCGGCGTCACCTCGAGCACCGCGAACGAGCCCAGCGAATCGGTGACGTCGGCGAGCCGCGTGATCGTGCCGCCGGCCTGATCGGGTTCGAGCCAGCGTTCGTTCTCGAACCAGCCGCTCGAGAGCGCCTGCTCGAGCGCGACGCCATCGAGCGGCAGGATCTTGCCGCTGGTGTCGAGTCGCCACGCCTGGTTGCCGCTCTGCCAGTCCTTGATCGTGATCGGGCCGATCGATATCGCGCTCGAACGCTTGTCGGGCGCCTTCCGCCACGCTTCGAGCGTTCCCTGCAGACCGAACGCCGTCAGCTTGCCCTTCACGTGCGTCGAGCGCGTCGCCTGCCATTTGTCTCGACCGCCGGTGACCTGGAGGTAGCGATCGAGCACGGTCTTGGCCTCGGGAGTGATGGTGGCGCGCGCGGCCGCGGGCGCCAGCGCGGTGAGCAGTGATAGAAGGACAAACAGACGGCGGATTCTCATGGAGGATTCACCTCGCGAGGGGAATGGGGAGGAGCCGGCGGCACTCTAACCCAGGCCTTCGCCGGCGGCACCCGCGCGCGGAAAATATCGGACGAGCGCGGAGCGTTGCCTTGCCGCTGGCAGTGCGCTTATTCTGCCGCGTCCATCACTCCCGACCCGATCTCACGGAGGAGCCACGCATGTTCAGAAAGATCTTGGTCTTGGCGCTCGTCGCGAGCGCCACGCCGGTGGCCGCGCTGGCGGCGAACTCGTCCGGCGGCACCGCACTCAATGCCTGGGGACCGCGGGTCGGATTCAGCACCGGGCCCGATCAGTTCCTGATCGGCGCGCAGCTGGACTTCAGCGACGTCGCGCCCAACATCGGCTTCGTTCCCAATCTCGACATCGGGTTCGGCGATCACGTGACCACCTTCGATTTGAACGCCGATCTCCACTACATGTTCACCCTGCGAGACTCTCCGTGGCGCCCGTACGTCGGCGCGGGCGTCGGCATCACTTTTTCGAATTTCAGCAGCGACGTGGGCGGAGACTCGGAAACCGACGTCGGCGGCAGCCTGATCGTCGGCGCCACCGCTCCGACCAAGCGCGGCAGCCGCTTCTTCTCCGAGGCCAAGCTCGGCCTCGGCGACATCGCCGACTTCAAGCTGCTGGTGGGCTGGAATTTTCCGATGTAGCTCCGCGCTCTGATCCGGAGGTGACGTGATGCACATGCCCCGTGCAATCCTCCTCGCCCTGCTGGTGGTTTCCGCGTGCGCGCCCTCGCGCGCGCTCGCCGCGAGCGAAGTCAGCTCCGACGAAATGAACAAGAGCAACAATCCGCTCAATCCCGCGCCTTCGCTCAACCTTCAGGACTACTGGTACCCCACGCTCTACGGCACCGATCAGTCCTCGAACGATTTCTTGATCCGCGGCGCCACCGTGCTGCCGAAGGGCAAACCGCTGCCCATGCCGCAGATCATCCGGCTCACGGTGCCGGTCAGCACCCGCCCCGATTTCAAGGGCGGCACGACCACCGGGCTCGGCGACCTCAACATCTTCGACATCCTGCTGCTCGGGCAGAAGAGCGGCGCGACGTTGGGTGCCGGCCCGCTGATCACCATGCCGACGGCCAGCGAAGACGCGCTCGGCACCGGCAAGTGGCAGATCGGCGTGGCCGGGACCGCGGTCCACGTGGCCGCCAGCGGGGTGCTGGCCGCACTGCTCCAGTGGCAGACCTCGTTTGCCGGCGATGGCAATCGAGAGGACGTGAGCTCGCTCACGTTCCAGCCGCTGCTGATCCACAACCTGCAGAAGGGTCTGTATCTGCGCAGCACGGGCGTGTGGTCGTTCGACACGCGGAGCAGCCGCTACTACATCCCGCTCGGCATTGGTCTCGGCAAGGTGGTCAAGCCGAGCGCCAAGACCTTCAACGCTTTTGTCGAGCCGCAGTGGACGGTCGCGCACGACGGCGACGGCTGGCCCAAGTTCACGCTGTTCTTCGCGCTCAATACGAC
Coding sequences:
- a CDS encoding GNAT family N-acetyltransferase; this translates as MSPRPPRPPALRYRTARRTDVETLADLGYRAYRVASLEKRREFYTDHPRFTIRDVRVGELEGQIVASMVLYPLTALVRGQKLPVVGVGSVAVSPEHRRRGVAETLMKFAIREMRQRGDALSMLYAFRGSYYRKLGYGVIEYVHQVAASPANLPVSDEARFVRRLMIPDRPAVQALFEKVSGQGHFALVRKPEWWTQRLWGYASDWVVYEGRRRGQIEGYLCYDVDHSNGPFKLQLSLLEFVAATPAAFKGLVGYLASLRDQVAEIHSALPADHAWLHTLQTAQNLRPGLEISVFADTAGVAAGAMLRFTDVKLGLEMLPVSPHARGEVVVELDDSVIAANARAWRVSAREGRLTVAPESPRAGRRRPPRLRMPMDALGPIAGGTLSPRRAAEAGLIEASGGADEIVDSWFRARPAFLYQLNGF
- a CDS encoding thioesterase family protein, producing the protein MSVAGFSVGHELVPRFRDTDAMGHINNAVYVTYLEVARQAYWRKLESATDYRRVPFILASVTIDFRSEALVQEVLDLGVRCDWIGTKSFGFAYRIEEKSSRRLVVEASSVQVCYDYTTKQSISMPDSLRRRLEQFEGRDLTRKVPS
- a CDS encoding amidase, producing MLGEDVLFQTVDELAPKIQAKQISPIELTESYLQRIRKYSSKLNAFETVTADLARRQARAAETEINGGKYRGPLHGIPYGAKDLFDTAGIRTSWGAVPCRNRVPNTDATVIRRLREAGAVLLGKLAMVEFAGGLGYRFADASASGPCRNPWDPSRWTGGSSAGSGAAVGGGLVAFALGTETWGSILCPSAFCGCTGLRPTYGRVSRAGGMVCSYTFDKVGPIARSAVDCRMILSAIGGPDPDDATASHEPLALDGPVRDPRTIRAALIPLDFAKHGEPEVKHAFDAAVAVLKGLGVRIEPASLPDFPAGDVAGAIITAEALSAFESFFRDGSVKQLKDPYAPYQMEIAQPMTAADLTKAWRMREVLLEKMADFFGKYDVIVTPNFMSVAPPVDGDLNETLDYPDPVGGVGNTCGLPSLAMPTGLGKDGLPVSFQIMGAPFDEATLLNLGEAFQSKTEHHLEHPSLAQTLAS
- a CDS encoding aspartyl protease family protein; the protein is MRIRRLFVLLSLLTALAPAAARATITPEAKTVLDRYLQVTGGRDKWQATRSTHVKGKLTAFGLQGTLEAWRKAPDKRSSAISIGPITIKDWQSGNQAWRLDTSGKILPLDGVALEQALSSGWFENERWLEPDQAGGTITRLADVTDSLGSFAVLEVTPPGAKPRRLEFDRKTGYLVRLITKSDQMTVTTTNSDYRSVNGMMVAFKSVQEVAGAAANNATVTVDSILVEDIPDTQFTPPAEALAPVTWLKTVGVARIPFEYHSRHLWIHASVNGGPPADFLFDTGASVTVIDSAYAAKIGLKSVGNMHAEGAGSGGGASFATLDRLRLTTADADGVELQNLKVAVLNVNSVLAPFFWRDCAGVVGFDVIVRFVNQVDYDGHNLFLYDPKTFTYEGKGTAIPMTLAGHAPVVNIKLDGLYEGAARVDVGSGSMLDLHTPFVAKYELIAKAPRAITVMGGGFGGTFESKLARMKSLEIGPYRVDEPLIGLSTTTEGALASEDYAGNIGNELLERFKVTLDYERRKIYLEPAAKYTKRPGFSLFGAQLAREDGTIKAFQVLKDSPADRAGLAEDDEVVSIDGVAAAQLDPDQLEQKFVDGVAGTRVKLVVLRNGKQKNLNATLKEIL